The window GGCGGCGGCAAGGTACTCATCCAAGCTGCTGATCCCCACGGCACCAACGGCGTTCAGATCAACACGAGCGCGGGCCAGCCTGTCACTCGACGGTCCACCGACCCCTTCGGCGGTCCCCGCGGCACCCAGCCCGCCCCCACCGCCTGGGCCGGCAGCAAGGGCTTCGTCGGCGGCAGCAAGGACGACACCACCGGCCTCACCAACCTCGGAGCACGCCAATACGACCCCACAACCGGCCGCTTCATCAGCCCGGACCCGATATTCGACGCAGGCGACCCCCAGCAATGGAACGGCTACGCCTACAGCGAGAACAATCCGGTCAACCTCAGCGACCCCAGCGGTCTCAAGTCTGAGGAATGCGGCACGCTGTACGACTGTGGCTCCGCTGGCACCATCACCATGTCTAATGCGGCTGAAACCACTGAGAATTACGTTTCGGATTCCGCGCTCTTCCGATTGGTCGACAGTGCTCCGGGCTATAAGCCCGTGAGGCCCATCGGACCGCCGCCCAAGCCAAAGAAGCGAGGGTTCCTTGACGGTTTCAAGGACGGCTTCGTCGGCGCTGTCAAGGGTGCGGTCCAGCCGTGGACGGATTTGAAGGACTGCGTCGTCGGGCGGAGTGGAGACGCATGCAAGGCCGTCGCCATATCCTCCAATCCGATCACCATGTCGATCAAGACCGTCAGCGGGTCCATCGACGGTATCAATGCAATGAACGACCAGCTGAACAATGGCGAGGTCGCCTACACCGGCGGCGAAGCCACCGCGATGCTCCTCATGGCAGTCGCTGGTCGAAAGATCTCCAAGGCTGTAGAGGGCCCGTGTAACAGCTTCCCGGCCGGAGCTCTCGTTCTGATGGCCGACGGAAGCTCCAGGCCGATCGAAGAGGTGAAAACTGGCGATGTCGTAACTGCAACGGATCCTCGGACGGGCGTTACCGCACAAGAGCCGGTCACAGATGAGATCACGGGCTATGATGACACCCAGTTCACTGAGCTGACGCTCACCACCGCTGTCGAGGAGGGTGCTCAGCGCGCTCCATCCGGAGTAGTGTCCACCGCGCACCACCCGTACTGGGATGAGACAGCCCAGAAGTGGGTCGATGCGGAGAAGCTACAGCCGGGCCACGTCCTTTTGTCGCCCGATCACAGTTCTGTCGTTGTAGCAGCAATCCGCACTTACGCGACTCCGCCCACTATTGCCCATAATCTCACTGTCGCTAATCTTCACGCGTACTATGTGCTAGCCGGGGCTACGCCAGTCCTCGTGCATAATTGCGACAGCGTTCCAGGGGACACCTACCGCGTTGATACGCGTGGCCCTGACGAGATATTTCCAACTGGATTTACGCCCCGCGGATCGAACATGAGTCTTGAAGAGCATGTCTACGGCGTGTCGGGCGATATCACTCCACCTTCGGGCTATGTGGCAACGACCAACAGTCACAACTACGCTGTTTCTCGCGCCATAGGCGGAAAGTATGTGTACCAGATTCGTGGTGGCCCAGAAGGAATTGACGTCAATAAAACTCTCCCGGGGAATCCGATGAGTCACGAGAGGGAGTTTGCAGTACCGGGGAGAATTCCGACGGAGTGCATCGTCGGCTGCCACATGCCAGACGGAAGCTTCCGTTCCAATCCGAACTATGGGCGCTGATGGTCGAGATCATTAATCTGCAGGCAGTGAGTCCAGATGGCTCCCTGCGGCCAATTGAGCTTCGCCTTCATGGGGTGGAGGAGGTAGTCATTGAAGTGGTGCTGGACGGCTCAAGTATTGGTGAGTTCGTAGGGTGCAATATCTCGTCTTCTCTCAGGCGGGCACGGCGAGGAGTGGAGGATAATGGCCTGATCATCTGCTGTCAGGGGGCTCGTCAAGACGTACATTCGTCCGGAATGCTGCAGCAATTCAGCAATGGTAGAGAAGCCTACGTGTTGCGAGATGGCGTAGATATGGCCAGTGCCGAAGTGGTTGATGTCCTGGCGCCAGCCGATCCCGCTGACGTGAATACTGTTGACGCTCAGGAGATGAACATCTTCAGATTCTTCGGGCTGGCGCGACCGGGTAATGACCAGTAGCTGCTGGAATTGATTGAGTGATGTCTGGGTCGTTTTCCTTGACCGTGTGAGAAGCCTCGCCGCAGTGGCATGCGGCGAGGCTTCTTCGGGTCTTGGCGGCCACGTCAGGAGGCGAGGGCTGCACAAATCGGTGGCTCACCGCCTTTGCCCGTGCTCGGCCCTGTCGTCTGCCAGGTTGCAGAGGGCGTTGCGAGGAGGTCGAGAGGCGTTGAACTGAGGCGGAGCCGGACGTGGGCGTAAACCGCGGCGGAGACACCGATGAGGGCGTGGCCAAGGAGTTCTTTGATGACGATGAGTTCGACGCCCTGTTCCAACGGGAGGGGCGCGCCGCCGAGAGCTTCAGATTATGGAGGCGGATGCGGCGGAGTCTGGCCCTACAGAGCAGCGTGGCGAAGCGCCGGTGAGCGTGGCTCGCTCTATCGGAGCTCCGTCTGGCCGGGGAATGGTTTAGAAGCCACTGTCCTGGCATTTCTCGCCCGCCACCTCGTGCTCCTGGCACTGCTGGTCACGGTGGCATTTCGAGCGTGGTGATGCTCTGGGTCGGAAGGGATCGGCAATGGTCAGTCTGATACGTCGGCTCCCCGCGCATGGTCGAATGGCCTTCAGGTAGTTCGGGTGCACCGCTGGCCCCACGTTCGCGCGGGGCCAGCGAAGGCCAGCCGCCGCTACCGCCTCGGGCGGCCGGCCTTCCGGACCTCGTCGTGGACGGCCCAGGCGTCGGCGACCGGGCCGAGGTGGCCGAGCTTGTCGGGGTTGAGGACCAGGCGGATGGCCTGGATCCGGCCGTCGAGCACGTCGAGCGACAGCGCCTGGAGCACCCTGCCGTCCCGGTCGCGGAGGATCGCGCCCGGCTGGCGGTTGACCTCGTGCGGCTCGCAGGTCACGTCGACCAGCGCCAGCCGAGGGAAGAAGGCGGCCAGCAGCCGGGCCACGTTCCCGGCGCCGACGATGGCCCTGGCCAGCTGCGGGGTCTTGCCGCCGCCGTCGCCGACCATCGTCACGTCGGCGGCCAGCAGCTCCTGCAGACCGGCCACATCACCCTCGCGCAGGGCCTCGAAGAACCGCGCCGACAGCTCCTCCTGCTCCGTGCGGACCGCCTCGAAGCGCGGCCGTCCGGCCTCCATGTGCCGGCGGGCCCGCACCACCAGCTGTCGGCAGGCGGCCTCGGACCGGCCGACCGTCGCCGCCACCTCGTCGTACCCGAAGCCGAACACCTCCCGCAGCACGAACGCCGCCCGCTCCAGCGGACTGAGCCGCTCCAGCAGCAGCAGCGCCGCCATCGACACCGAGTCGGCCAGCTCCGCCGACCGCGCCGGGTCCTGGTAGGGGTCGTCCAGCAGCGGCTCGGGGAACCACGCACCCACGTACGCTTCCCGCCGCACCCGGGCCGAGCGCAGGACGTCGATCGAGATCCGCGTCACCGTCGCCGACAGGAAGGCCCTGACCGACGTGGGCCGGGTCGCCGAGCCGTCGTAGCGCAGCCACGTCTCCTGCACCGCGTCCTCGGCCTCGCTCACGCTGCCCAGGATGCGGTAGGCGATCGAGAACAGCAGCGACCGCAGCTCCTCGAACTCCTCGACCTTGCTCACGCCGGATCCCCTCTCCTGATCGTCCGAACCATCCGCGGGCGGGGGCCCGTCGCCCCGCCCGTCGCGTACTCAGTGGAACTGACCGACCTCGTAGTCGCCGGCGGGCTGCCGGGTGATGACGTTGAGCCGGTTCACCATGTTCATGAGCGAGACCAGCATCGTCAGGGCGGCCAACTGCTCCTCGTCGAAGTGCGCGGCGGCCCGCGCCCACACCTCGTCGTCGACCCCGCCGGCCGCGTCCGCGACCCGCGTCCCCTGCTCCGCCAGCTCCAGCGCGGCCCGTTCGGCCTCGGTGAAGACC of the Kitasatospora sp. NBC_01246 genome contains:
- a CDS encoding RNA polymerase sigma-70 factor is translated as MSKVEEFEELRSLLFSIAYRILGSVSEAEDAVQETWLRYDGSATRPTSVRAFLSATVTRISIDVLRSARVRREAYVGAWFPEPLLDDPYQDPARSAELADSVSMAALLLLERLSPLERAAFVLREVFGFGYDEVAATVGRSEAACRQLVVRARRHMEAGRPRFEAVRTEQEELSARFFEALREGDVAGLQELLAADVTMVGDGGGKTPQLARAIVGAGNVARLLAAFFPRLALVDVTCEPHEVNRQPGAILRDRDGRVLQALSLDVLDGRIQAIRLVLNPDKLGHLGPVADAWAVHDEVRKAGRPRR